GCGGTCTGCGCCTGCTGCACGCGGCTCAGCCAGTCCGCCACGCTCGGTGTCGCCAGCTCGGCGGCGGCGGTCGGCGTGGGTGCGCGCAGATCGGCGGCAAAATCCGCGATCGTGGTGTCGATTTCGTGGCCGACGCCACAGATCACCGGTACCGCACAGGCGCGGACCGCGCGTGCCACCGCTTCCTCATTGAACGACCACAGGTCTTCCAGGGAGCCGCCGCCGCGCACCAGCAGCACCACGTCCACCGCCACGCGGCGCGGCAATTGTTGCAAGGCCTTGACGATGGCAGGCGCGGCGGCTGCGCCCTGCACCGCCACTGGATACAAGACAAGCTCGGCCAGCGGGAAGCGGCGCTGCAATGTGCTCAATACATCGTGAACGGCGGCGCCGCTGGCCGAGGTGATCAGGCCGATGCGGCGCGGCACGGTGGGAATCGGGCGTTTCAGGCCGGCATCGAACAGTCCCTCGTCCGCCAGGCGCCGCTTGAGCGCTTCGAATTCGCGCAGCAGCGCGCCAGTGCCGGCCGGCTCCATGTGTTCGACGATCATCTGCAGATCGCCGCGTGCCGCGTACAGACCGATCTGACCGCGGATCAGAACCTCGTCGCCCTCCTTGGGTTTGGGCAGCACCAAGCGGTTGGCGCCGCGGAACATGGCGCAGCGCAACTGGGCGCCCGAGTCCTTGAGGGTGAAATACCAATGACCGGAGGCCGGGCGCGAGAAATTGGACAGCTCGCCCTGGACCCACAACCGCGGCAGGTTGGCATCCAGCAGCTGCCGCAGCAGTTCCGACAGTTCGGAAACGCTGTAGACGGTGCGCAGCGGCGCGCCGGTGGGGGAACGGTCGGCGAGATCCATGGGCGAGTCGGGGAGAATGCTTTTATACTATCGCATGGTAGATAAACCTTTCCCCCAGAACTCCCCGCAGAACCGTCTCTCGATGCGCATTCAGCACGAAGCCCTCACTTTCGACGACGTGCTGCTGCTCCCCGCCTATTCGGACGTGTTGCCGCGCCAGGTTGACACCAGCACGCAACTGACCCGCACGATCCGTCTGAACATTCCCCTGCTTTCGGCCGCGATGGATACGGTCACCGAAG
This region of Banduia mediterranea genomic DNA includes:
- the xseA gene encoding exodeoxyribonuclease VII large subunit — protein: MDLADRSPTGAPLRTVYSVSELSELLRQLLDANLPRLWVQGELSNFSRPASGHWYFTLKDSGAQLRCAMFRGANRLVLPKPKEGDEVLIRGQIGLYAARGDLQMIVEHMEPAGTGALLREFEALKRRLADEGLFDAGLKRPIPTVPRRIGLITSASGAAVHDVLSTLQRRFPLAELVLYPVAVQGAAAAPAIVKALQQLPRRVAVDVVLLVRGGGSLEDLWSFNEEAVARAVRACAVPVICGVGHEIDTTIADFAADLRAPTPTAAAELATPSVADWLSRVQQAQTALSQRHSVLRRAAGERLEALRARLDRAHPQRRLQQNEQRLDELEARLIAAFTRRRARATERLGNASARLRAATPQRRLRLALRELESLQLALHGAQQRNLAQAEQRRARAEALLLAVNPKAVLERGYAILSNAQGQVVRSVRAVRAGDVLRLSLVDGQLGVRVDSDTDPSRS